Proteins encoded by one window of Dendropsophus ebraccatus isolate aDenEbr1 chromosome 4, aDenEbr1.pat, whole genome shotgun sequence:
- the LOC138788962 gene encoding 14 kDa phosphohistidine phosphatase-like isoform X2 — protein MAALDSVPEVLIDPNGLFKYILVRVSPESAEPERHRDIVRGTKSAEYHNHIFEKLDPEMKALGLTCKCLGGGKIDHNSKDKKIRVFGESTGYGKADHSVTAEKLRNKYSDYEVVWSDEKK, from the exons ATGGCCGCTCTGGACTCCGTGCCCGAGGTCCTAATAGACCCCAACGGGTTGTTCAAGTATATACTGGTGCGGGTGAGCCCGGAGTCAGCGGAACCGGAGCGTCACCGGGATATCGTGCGGGGAACTAAGAGCGCCGAGTACCACA ATCATATATTTGAGAAATTGGATCCAGAGATGAAAGCTTTGGGCTTGACGTGTAAATGTCTCGGAGGAGGAAAGATAGATCACAACAGCAAAGACAAGAAAATCCGAGTATTTGGGGAATCCACT GGATATGGAAAAGCCGATCACTCTgttacagcagagaagctgaggaACAAGTACAGCGACTATGAAGTGGTGTGGTCAGATGAGAAGAAGTGA
- the LOC138788962 gene encoding 14 kDa phosphohistidine phosphatase-like isoform X1, translating into MAALDSVPEVLIDPNGLFKYILVRVSPESAEPERHRDIVRGTKSAEYHNHIFEKLDPEMKALGLTCKCLGGGKIDHNSKDKKIRVFGESTVRRPQAFSRAIWQSSKAGGYGKADHSVTAEKLRNKYSDYEVVWSDEKK; encoded by the exons ATGGCCGCTCTGGACTCCGTGCCCGAGGTCCTAATAGACCCCAACGGGTTGTTCAAGTATATACTGGTGCGGGTGAGCCCGGAGTCAGCGGAACCGGAGCGTCACCGGGATATCGTGCGGGGAACTAAGAGCGCCGAGTACCACA ATCATATATTTGAGAAATTGGATCCAGAGATGAAAGCTTTGGGCTTGACGTGTAAATGTCTCGGAGGAGGAAAGATAGATCACAACAGCAAAGACAAGAAAATCCGAGTATTTGGGGAATCCACTGTACGTAGGCCTCAGGCTTTTTCAAGGGCAATCTGGCAATCatctaaagcaggg GGATATGGAAAAGCCGATCACTCTgttacagcagagaagctgaggaACAAGTACAGCGACTATGAAGTGGTGTGGTCAGATGAGAAGAAGTGA